A single region of the Jatrophihabitans sp. GAS493 genome encodes:
- a CDS encoding HAD family hydrolase, whose translation MSSEWSQPPKVSAVYFDIGETVLDRSREYAAWAAFLGLPSHTFSAVFGAIVSRGGGVSDVLHYLRPSESVGSLRDGLQRSGLVPPLTDEDLYPGVRILLKQLRAAGLAVGIVGNQPLALGEQLRRLDLDADVVAVSAEWGLEKPDPRFFQRCVQTAGCASADVLYVGDQLDNDVRGALAAGLQVVRVRSGPWGLLTGDDELEARCLAVIDSIADLADVLDLEN comes from the coding sequence ATGAGCAGCGAGTGGAGTCAGCCGCCGAAGGTCTCGGCCGTCTACTTCGACATCGGCGAGACGGTCCTTGACCGGAGTCGGGAGTACGCGGCCTGGGCGGCCTTCCTCGGGCTGCCGTCGCACACCTTCTCGGCGGTCTTCGGTGCGATCGTGAGCCGGGGTGGCGGTGTCAGCGACGTGCTGCACTATCTGCGTCCGTCCGAGAGCGTCGGTTCGCTGCGGGACGGGCTGCAGCGTTCCGGGTTGGTGCCGCCGCTGACCGATGAGGACCTTTACCCTGGTGTCCGGATCTTGCTCAAGCAGCTGCGGGCGGCCGGGCTGGCTGTGGGAATCGTCGGCAATCAGCCGCTGGCGCTGGGTGAGCAACTGCGGCGCCTCGATCTCGACGCTGACGTCGTCGCGGTCTCGGCCGAATGGGGTCTGGAGAAGCCGGATCCGAGATTCTTCCAGCGCTGCGTCCAGACCGCGGGCTGCGCGTCGGCCGACGTGCTCTACGTGGGCGACCAGCTCGACAACGACGTGCGGGGGGCGCTGGCCGCCGGGCTGCAGGTGGTGCGGGTTCGTAGCGGACCATGGGGTCTGTTGACCGGTGATGATGAGTTGGAGGCTCGCTGCCTGGCCGTCATCGACTCTATCGCCGACCTCGCGGATGTCCTCGATCTGGAGAACTAG
- a CDS encoding PHB depolymerase family esterase has protein sequence MRSGWSGRSGRWGGGRRGNPRRRNRWQQATAALLICVLVSGSLALFGAAGGTDRSVAAAAPATSASAFQPTSSVTSAGYPVSAVQLLAPATTVATSTLISGGILRTYLTIAPSRRSGPLPLIVVLAGQNASPTQEALRDELLPLANRGEAILVYPAGYQKSWNVDADSCCGQAGPSNVDDVGFVADVVAAAESSQSVTSGRVYLAGYSNGGKLAYDVMCREPQLFAAFAAVSATPLTSCAASSHTSALVVVGADDPELPISTDAMPAGAALAAAAIALRTRDACSATSTSVRDGLATITSWSSCSGGTAVSTVLYTGQEHGWPTTSPSTPGAALLLWRFFNRTLH, from the coding sequence GTGCGGAGCGGGTGGAGCGGGCGGAGTGGGCGGTGGGGTGGCGGCCGACGGGGCAATCCGCGCCGGAGGAATCGTTGGCAGCAGGCGACGGCCGCTCTGCTTATCTGCGTCCTCGTCTCGGGCTCGCTCGCCCTCTTCGGCGCGGCCGGCGGGACCGATCGCTCGGTCGCCGCCGCAGCGCCGGCGACGTCGGCATCCGCATTTCAGCCGACTTCGAGCGTCACGTCGGCCGGCTACCCGGTGAGCGCGGTACAGCTCCTCGCACCGGCCACCACCGTCGCTACGTCAACGCTGATCTCCGGCGGGATCCTCCGCACATACCTGACGATCGCGCCCTCACGGCGGAGCGGGCCGCTGCCGTTGATCGTGGTGCTGGCCGGTCAGAATGCGTCACCGACGCAGGAGGCGCTGCGTGACGAACTCCTGCCGCTGGCCAATCGCGGCGAGGCGATCCTGGTGTACCCGGCCGGATACCAGAAGTCGTGGAATGTGGACGCCGACAGCTGCTGCGGCCAGGCCGGCCCCTCCAACGTCGATGATGTCGGTTTCGTGGCCGATGTCGTCGCCGCCGCGGAGAGCAGCCAGTCGGTGACGAGCGGGCGCGTCTACCTCGCGGGCTACAGCAATGGTGGCAAGTTGGCCTACGACGTCATGTGCCGCGAACCGCAGCTCTTCGCGGCCTTTGCCGCAGTCAGCGCGACCCCGCTGACCAGTTGCGCGGCGAGCAGCCACACGTCGGCCCTGGTCGTGGTCGGGGCGGACGACCCGGAACTGCCGATCTCCACCGACGCTATGCCAGCCGGTGCGGCCCTCGCCGCGGCGGCGATCGCATTGCGCACCCGCGACGCCTGCTCGGCCACGTCCACCAGTGTTCGTGACGGTCTGGCCACCATCACGAGTTGGTCCAGCTGCTCCGGCGGGACGGCCGTCAGCACCGTGCTCTACACCGGGCAGGAGCACGGCTGGCCCACCACATCGCCCTCCACACCCGGTGCCGCTTTGCTCCTGTGGCGGTTCTTCAACCGAACCCTGCATTGA